One segment of Ignavibacteria bacterium DNA contains the following:
- the rbfA gene encoding 30S ribosome-binding factor RbfA codes for MSIRTERVAGEIQKALAAPLRSISEEISAGFITVTEVRLSPDLQTARVYLSVFGGKRSPAEVLDHIEQHESGRLRHQLSKAVRLRYAPQLRFYIDDSLDRAQRIEALLDSVKPKDEEAPADGEQHDE; via the coding sequence GTGTCGATTCGAACCGAAAGAGTGGCGGGCGAGATCCAGAAAGCCCTGGCAGCGCCCCTTCGATCGATCTCTGAAGAGATCTCGGCGGGATTTATCACCGTTACGGAGGTCCGGCTCTCACCGGATCTTCAAACAGCGCGTGTCTATCTCAGCGTGTTCGGAGGAAAGCGTTCGCCGGCCGAAGTGCTCGATCATATCGAACAACACGAGTCCGGCAGATTGCGTCACCAACTCTCAAAGGCTGTGCGTCTGCGGTATGCACCACAACTGCGGTTCTATATCGACGATTCACTCGATCGCGCTCAACGCATCGAGGCATTGCTCGATAGTGTGAAACCGAAGGACGAAGAAGCTCCGGCTGACGGTGAACAACATGACGAATGA